One window of the Oceanicaulis sp. genome contains the following:
- a CDS encoding exonuclease SbcCD subunit D C-terminal domain-containing protein: MKLLHTSDLHLGRQFNGISLEEDHAAVLDQIVEAVSANSVDALIIAGDVFDRASPPQSAVRQFNGFLQRIKTKTDAAVAMIAGNHDSGDRIDLSAIAADRSRWLIRGAISAEEAPLLLSDLHGTVAISALPFAYEYAARDCFESEAIDTPEDVLVAQVAAARTEVPEGARWVIVAHAFVTGGSVSESERSLTRVGGIETVRASAFDGAHYVALGHLHRPQSVGAEHIRYSGSPLAFGFDEADSEKSMSLIEMDAVGQVSVEVLRFKPVRRARVLRGKHAELMLSDPSSDFIKAELTDDAPVIDGMKRLRDVFPNACELVYVRNHRPLETKPAEESTVTAAEPVDVVRNFLGEVGLRDITDTEQDVVAASLTRLRQREDAE, from the coding sequence ATGAAGCTGCTGCACACCTCCGACCTGCATCTCGGTCGTCAGTTCAACGGGATATCCCTTGAGGAGGATCACGCAGCGGTTCTCGACCAGATCGTCGAGGCGGTGAGCGCGAATAGCGTCGATGCGCTAATTATCGCCGGCGATGTCTTCGACCGGGCGTCGCCGCCTCAAAGTGCGGTGCGGCAGTTCAACGGATTTCTCCAGCGAATCAAAACCAAGACGGACGCCGCCGTCGCCATGATCGCGGGCAATCACGATTCAGGGGACCGTATCGATTTGTCAGCCATCGCGGCGGATCGCTCGCGCTGGCTCATCCGCGGTGCGATCAGTGCTGAGGAGGCACCGCTTCTGCTCTCAGACCTGCATGGCACGGTTGCGATCTCGGCGCTGCCTTTCGCATACGAGTATGCGGCGCGCGATTGCTTCGAGAGCGAGGCCATTGATACGCCCGAGGATGTATTGGTAGCGCAGGTCGCAGCCGCCCGCACCGAGGTTCCGGAAGGTGCGCGGTGGGTCATCGTCGCGCACGCCTTCGTCACGGGTGGCTCGGTCAGCGAAAGCGAGCGATCTCTGACGCGGGTTGGCGGTATCGAAACCGTCAGGGCCTCCGCTTTTGACGGGGCGCACTATGTCGCTCTCGGGCATCTCCATCGTCCCCAGTCGGTGGGCGCGGAACATATTCGTTATTCCGGCTCGCCTCTCGCCTTCGGCTTCGACGAAGCCGACTCGGAAAAGTCGATGAGCCTGATCGAGATGGATGCGGTCGGTCAGGTTTCGGTCGAGGTCCTCCGGTTCAAGCCGGTCAGGCGTGCCCGGGTTCTCCGCGGCAAACATGCAGAACTCATGCTCTCCGATCCGTCGAGCGATTTCATCAAAGCGGAGCTGACTGATGATGCCCCTGTCATTGACGGTATGAAGCGCCTGAGAGACGTTTTTCCGAACGCCTGCGAGCTGGTCTATGTTCGCAATCATCGCCCGCTTGAGACGAAACCTGCGGAGGAGTCAACTGTCACTGCAGCCGAGCCAGTGGACGTGGTCCGAAACTTCCTCGGCGAAGTCGGCCTGAGGGACATTACCGACACCGAACAGGACGTTGTTGCGGCTTCCCTCACGCGCTTGCGGCAGAGGGAGGATGCGGAATGA
- a CDS encoding SMC family ATPase: protein MRPVRLTLQAFGPYANREIIDFRNAVEAGLFGIYGQTGSGKSTIFSGITFALFGEASKSEQERTSLRSDHAAADLLTEVEFVFDVGERRFVVVRQPDQMRPKQRGEGETRTAHEAYLFEATGLSLDEITGEKRGKIIAERKVRDVDAAVSELLGYGAEQFRQIVLLPQGRFEKFLSAKTNERVTILRDLFDVSLYQALMADLKDKAVEAERQVRDERAVCAGRLRAEGFESTDALLEGINAAQAAVLDRSTVEADAKRQAQTAETAFRSAEAVEAKFVASEQAQAKLTVLMGRKAEFAAISTRVKQAERARLIVDIEAQQSAARQDVQEADKKLAAAKEAAKEAQQNVKDATEALAREEARAPEMEAARKRKDDLERFVEVLEAASASAEAVEAALEAQRIAEAALEKSNDRLDQLRNTRTRRTNSLKSARSAESTRGELIKAQTHLLTQKKAAEDYARAEANVRSARAVFKKESVASVEALEREAEARTAYAAAEQALAAAQALHLATKLENGTPCPVCGSTDHPNPATGDIENAGRDQAFRDARGRLEKAERAAREVGERLAGQKATLEAREETLSALEPPTDTLAVILDKVRQTEADLAALGPAVDLAEAESAIEALDKQIETQEAETERLRGEADTRRNDATEARAVREGKLEEVPDALRTQSAVTSAMDETSRILTELVEAKDKAEAVLKAAREAALSTDATRKGAEESVAACKVRLERSEATFRTRLSEQELTEEVYQSLKPAISTIDSDNESVRTYETELNEAQGAANAAASAIGDLTRPELPVMKEAHEAAVAALTKATEDRIAASNRVEQLEKLRQSLEDTMRKLDEAEAESGPLRKIAALANGDNPLNLKLETYAIGAMFDRVLEAANLRLGPMTSSRYQLERDTEGGRGSRGLGVQVFDVHTGKSRGTDTLSGGETFIAALALALGLADVVESASGKVRLDTIFIDEGFGSLDTENGSGTLDQVLNVLNSLVKQSRAVGLISHVPLVQEAIPNGFYVRKALTGSTVEERGAM from the coding sequence ATGAGACCCGTCCGACTCACACTCCAGGCCTTCGGTCCCTATGCGAACAGGGAGATCATCGATTTTCGCAACGCCGTTGAAGCGGGCCTGTTTGGCATCTACGGCCAGACTGGCTCGGGCAAATCCACAATCTTCAGTGGAATTACCTTCGCGCTGTTCGGCGAGGCGTCGAAGTCGGAACAGGAGCGTACTTCCCTTCGCTCGGACCATGCGGCGGCCGACCTCCTTACGGAAGTCGAATTCGTCTTCGACGTGGGCGAGCGGCGCTTCGTGGTGGTTCGCCAACCGGACCAAATGCGCCCGAAACAGCGAGGCGAAGGAGAAACCAGGACCGCTCATGAAGCCTATCTGTTCGAGGCCACAGGGCTATCCCTTGATGAGATCACCGGTGAGAAGCGCGGCAAGATCATTGCGGAAAGGAAGGTCCGCGATGTCGATGCTGCGGTTTCGGAGCTGCTCGGTTACGGCGCAGAACAGTTCCGACAAATCGTTTTGCTTCCGCAAGGCCGGTTTGAAAAGTTTCTGTCCGCCAAAACCAATGAACGTGTGACGATCCTGCGGGACCTGTTCGACGTCTCGCTCTATCAGGCCCTGATGGCTGACCTGAAGGACAAGGCCGTTGAGGCCGAGCGGCAGGTGCGCGACGAGCGGGCGGTCTGCGCCGGGCGGCTTAGGGCCGAAGGGTTTGAGAGCACGGACGCCCTGCTCGAAGGTATAAACGCAGCTCAAGCCGCGGTTCTGGACCGATCAACCGTTGAGGCCGACGCAAAGAGACAAGCGCAAACAGCCGAGACCGCGTTTCGGTCTGCTGAAGCGGTTGAGGCCAAATTCGTGGCATCGGAACAGGCGCAGGCGAAGCTCACCGTCCTGATGGGTCGCAAGGCGGAGTTCGCCGCCATCTCAACTCGGGTAAAGCAAGCGGAGCGCGCCCGGCTGATTGTGGATATAGAAGCCCAGCAAAGCGCCGCGCGGCAAGACGTTCAGGAGGCCGACAAAAAACTCGCTGCCGCCAAGGAAGCGGCGAAAGAAGCCCAACAAAACGTCAAAGACGCCACCGAGGCCCTGGCAAGAGAAGAGGCCAGAGCGCCTGAGATGGAAGCCGCGCGCAAACGCAAGGATGATCTTGAGCGATTTGTGGAGGTTCTTGAGGCGGCTTCAGCCAGCGCCGAAGCGGTGGAGGCAGCGCTCGAAGCGCAGCGGATCGCCGAGGCGGCATTGGAGAAGAGCAATGATCGGCTTGACCAATTGCGCAATACCCGCACACGGCGCACCAACTCGCTCAAGTCCGCCCGGAGCGCTGAGAGCACACGCGGTGAGCTTATCAAAGCGCAAACGCATCTTCTAACCCAGAAGAAAGCTGCCGAGGATTATGCGAGAGCAGAAGCTAACGTCCGGTCGGCGAGAGCGGTATTCAAAAAAGAAAGCGTAGCATCCGTTGAGGCGCTAGAGCGCGAAGCTGAGGCGCGCACCGCCTATGCAGCGGCGGAGCAGGCCCTGGCCGCCGCGCAAGCTCTGCATCTCGCCACCAAGCTGGAAAACGGTACGCCCTGTCCTGTGTGCGGATCGACCGATCATCCGAACCCCGCGACGGGCGATATCGAGAACGCAGGACGCGATCAGGCTTTCCGCGACGCTCGCGGCCGGCTCGAAAAGGCTGAGCGCGCGGCCCGCGAGGTCGGCGAAAGACTTGCCGGGCAGAAAGCCACGTTGGAAGCCCGTGAGGAAACCCTCTCGGCGCTTGAGCCGCCGACAGACACACTCGCGGTAATTCTCGATAAAGTGAGACAGACTGAGGCTGACCTCGCAGCGCTAGGTCCGGCCGTCGATCTTGCGGAGGCCGAGTCCGCAATCGAGGCGCTCGATAAACAGATTGAAACCCAAGAAGCCGAGACCGAACGCCTCCGCGGTGAGGCGGACACACGCCGCAACGACGCGACAGAGGCCAGAGCGGTCCGTGAAGGAAAACTCGAGGAAGTCCCCGACGCGCTCCGCACACAAAGTGCAGTGACGTCGGCAATGGACGAGACGTCACGCATACTCACCGAGTTGGTCGAAGCGAAAGACAAGGCCGAAGCTGTGCTAAAGGCGGCCCGCGAGGCTGCCCTCTCTACCGATGCCACGCGCAAGGGCGCTGAAGAGTCGGTTGCAGCCTGCAAAGTCCGCCTCGAAAGATCTGAAGCGACGTTCCGCACGCGTCTATCTGAGCAAGAGCTCACGGAGGAAGTATACCAGTCTCTCAAACCCGCCATCTCGACGATCGATTCAGACAACGAATCCGTCAGGACGTACGAGACTGAATTGAACGAGGCGCAGGGTGCCGCAAACGCTGCGGCCTCGGCGATTGGCGATCTGACACGCCCGGAACTTCCCGTGATGAAGGAGGCACATGAAGCCGCCGTTGCCGCCCTGACCAAAGCAACGGAAGACCGGATCGCTGCAAGCAACCGCGTCGAGCAGCTGGAAAAGCTGAGGCAAAGTCTCGAAGACACCATGCGCAAATTGGACGAGGCCGAAGCCGAGTCCGGTCCCCTCCGCAAAATCGCGGCGCTGGCGAACGGCGATAATCCGCTGAACCTCAAGCTCGAAACTTACGCGATCGGGGCCATGTTCGATCGCGTCCTCGAAGCCGCCAATCTTCGGCTCGGCCCGATGACCTCCTCCCGATACCAACTCGAACGCGACACCGAAGGCGGACGCGGCAGCCGTGGCCTGGGCGTCCAGGTCTTCGATGTCCATACGGGCAAGTCGCGAGGAACCGACACCCTATCCGGCGGCGAGACGTTCATCGCGGCGCTCGCCCTCGCGCTGGGTCTCGCTGATGTTGTCGAATCCGCAAGCGGCAAAGTCCGCCTCGATACAATCTTCATCGATGAGGGATTCGGAAGTCTAGACACCGAGAACGGCTCAGGCACTCTCGATCAGGTGCTGAACGTCCTGAATAGCCTCGTCAAACAATCGCGCGCCGTAGGCCTGATTTCGCATGTCCCGTTGGTCCAGGAAGCGATTCCGAATGGCTTCTATGTTCGCAAAGCGCTCACCGGGAGCACTGTTGAAGAAAGAGGTGCGATGTGA
- a CDS encoding helix-turn-helix transcriptional regulator, with protein MQRRPLLGMDIRLRLARNIKAARTEKGWSQEELAEQAELHRTYISGVERGVRNPTVTVVEKIAVALGVEAGELLR; from the coding sequence ATGCAGCGCCGTCCTCTCCTGGGGATGGATATCCGCTTACGCCTCGCCCGAAACATCAAAGCCGCCCGCACCGAAAAGGGCTGGAGCCAGGAAGAGCTCGCCGAACAGGCCGAACTGCACCGCACCTACATATCCGGCGTCGAACGCGGCGTGCGTAACCCGACTGTCACTGTGGTGGAGAAGATCGCCGTGGCGCTTGGGGTGGAGGCGGGGGAACTGTTGCGTTAG
- a CDS encoding DNA methyltransferase has translation MTHSTAHESLSLKVEYVDPHTLIQYERHTRIHSNRQIYKIERSISRYGFVNPILIDDQNGVIAGHGRLVAALHLRYHEVPVIRLSHMSAAEKRAYIIADNRLAEEAGWDVELLRLELGDLIELKDEIDITDTGFDIAQVDMILLEPEGRPTGPDTDDVVPEEAPAVTRQGDLWLFDDERHRVLCGDALEQADVARLIDGQAVRMLLTDPPYNVPVKGHVSGLGKAEHGEFAYASGEMDAGQFTQFLKDTLSNGAAHLVDGGLAYVFMDWRHIEEVMAAGRAVFDRFENMCVWTKTNGGMGSLYRSSHELCFIFKSGKASHLNHVQLGRFGRNRTNVWAFAGANAFSKNRDADLADHPTVKPVGMLAEAMLDVTNPDDVVLDLFGGSGSTLLAARRVHRCACLMEYEPGYVDVMIRRWIGRYGSIPVLEETGESYHEVAARREAEAMEEA, from the coding sequence ATGACGCATTCGACGGCCCATGAGTCCTTGTCGCTGAAGGTCGAGTATGTCGACCCTCACACCCTCATCCAGTATGAACGCCACACCCGCATCCATTCCAACCGCCAGATCTACAAGATCGAGCGCTCGATCAGCCGATACGGTTTCGTCAATCCGATCCTCATCGATGACCAGAACGGCGTAATCGCCGGCCATGGCCGGCTCGTGGCGGCCTTGCACCTTCGCTACCATGAAGTCCCGGTCATCCGCCTCAGCCACATGAGCGCGGCGGAGAAGCGCGCCTACATCATCGCCGACAACCGGCTGGCCGAAGAGGCGGGCTGGGATGTGGAGCTGCTGCGCCTGGAACTCGGCGATCTCATTGAGCTGAAGGACGAGATCGACATCACCGACACCGGGTTCGACATCGCCCAGGTGGACATGATCCTGCTCGAACCCGAAGGCCGTCCGACCGGGCCGGACACCGATGATGTCGTGCCCGAAGAAGCGCCGGCGGTGACCCGCCAGGGCGATCTCTGGCTGTTCGATGATGAACGCCACCGCGTGCTCTGCGGCGATGCGCTGGAGCAGGCCGATGTGGCGCGCCTCATCGACGGCCAGGCGGTGCGCATGCTCCTGACCGACCCGCCCTACAACGTGCCGGTCAAAGGCCATGTGAGCGGGCTGGGCAAAGCCGAACACGGCGAGTTCGCCTATGCGTCTGGAGAAATGGACGCCGGCCAGTTCACCCAGTTTCTAAAGGACACGCTGTCGAACGGGGCGGCGCACCTGGTCGATGGCGGGCTGGCCTACGTATTTATGGACTGGCGCCATATCGAGGAGGTGATGGCGGCCGGGCGCGCGGTGTTCGATCGCTTCGAGAACATGTGTGTCTGGACGAAAACCAATGGCGGCATGGGCTCGCTCTATCGATCCTCCCATGAGCTCTGCTTCATCTTCAAATCCGGCAAGGCCTCTCACCTGAACCACGTCCAGCTTGGCCGGTTCGGGCGTAACCGCACCAATGTCTGGGCGTTCGCCGGGGCGAACGCGTTTTCGAAAAACCGTGATGCGGATCTCGCCGATCACCCCACGGTCAAGCCGGTCGGCATGCTGGCCGAGGCCATGCTGGATGTGACCAACCCAGATGATGTCGTGCTCGACCTGTTCGGCGGATCGGGCTCCACCCTGCTCGCCGCCCGGCGGGTGCACCGGTGTGCCTGCCTCATGGAGTACGAGCCGGGCTATGTGGACGTGATGATAAGGCGCTGGATCGGGCGCTACGGCTCGATCCCGGTGCTGGAAGAAACCGGTGAGAGCTATCACGAGGTCGCGGCGCGCCGCGAGGCTGAAGCGATGGAGGAGGCGTGA
- a CDS encoding DUF5681 domain-containing protein, whose product MADYDVGYKKPPKEHRFKKGQSGNPAGRPKKKGPAASDLMAAFITEHIAVTKNGEITDVSRFEAFQSQVYTLAMKGDKAAMRLFIQMCQAAGVMRPAQKDADEAPKGGILAVPMFSGSVEDWAALPDDQVVPEVIGKET is encoded by the coding sequence ATGGCTGACTATGATGTGGGCTATAAGAAGCCGCCGAAAGAACACCGGTTCAAGAAGGGCCAGAGCGGCAACCCGGCCGGACGGCCGAAGAAGAAGGGCCCGGCGGCATCCGATCTGATGGCCGCGTTCATCACCGAGCACATTGCAGTGACCAAAAACGGCGAGATCACCGATGTCTCCCGGTTCGAGGCCTTCCAGTCTCAGGTCTACACCCTCGCCATGAAAGGCGACAAAGCCGCAATGCGCTTGTTCATCCAAATGTGCCAGGCCGCCGGGGTGATGCGGCCTGCACAGAAGGATGCCGACGAGGCGCCCAAAGGCGGGATCCTCGCCGTGCCGATGTTCAGCGGCTCGGTTGAAGACTGGGCGGCCTTGCCGGACGATCAGGTGGTGCCCGAGGTGATCGGGAAAGAGACCTGA
- a CDS encoding DUF3489 domain-containing protein: protein MSELTKPHTEILTALDEAGGPIHRDALSVSSQAGALNAHIDHLASRALIAVAGETLSLTEIGAAILAPAEPGRQPTKKARLIALLGAKTGVTIADLAAELSWQPHTTRAALTGLRKAGHEIEKMAPAEGAKQARYRLKAAA from the coding sequence ATGTCAGAACTCACCAAACCCCACACAGAGATCCTCACCGCCCTTGATGAGGCTGGAGGCCCGATCCACCGCGACGCCCTGTCGGTGTCCTCCCAAGCCGGGGCGCTGAACGCCCATATCGACCATCTCGCCAGCCGCGCGTTGATCGCGGTTGCAGGCGAGACGCTGAGCCTGACTGAGATCGGCGCGGCGATACTCGCTCCCGCCGAACCAGGTCGGCAACCGACCAAGAAAGCCCGGCTCATCGCGCTTTTAGGCGCCAAGACAGGCGTCACCATCGCTGATCTCGCCGCGGAGCTTAGCTGGCAGCCCCATACCACTCGTGCGGCTCTGACCGGCCTTCGAAAGGCGGGCCATGAGATCGAGAAGATGGCCCCAGCCGAGGGCGCAAAGCAGGCGCGCTACCGCCTGAAGGCAGCCGCGTGA
- a CDS encoding DUF2924 domain-containing protein has translation MARDSVRDIDLDLDRLPDRSRDELADLWRSAFAADPPAGMSRALLARLLAYDLQAARRGGLTQRVRARLAKIRAGDAPQPSTPKLKPGARLVREWNGISHTVDVTETGFVYRGESWRSLTAIAKAITGTRWSGPRFFGLKGKAR, from the coding sequence ATGGCGCGCGATTCTGTGAGGGATATCGACCTCGATCTGGACCGCCTACCCGACCGGTCTCGCGACGAGCTGGCCGATCTCTGGCGCTCTGCGTTCGCGGCCGACCCGCCCGCCGGCATGAGCCGGGCCCTCCTGGCCCGGCTGCTGGCTTACGATCTGCAGGCCGCACGGCGCGGTGGCCTAACCCAGCGGGTGAGGGCCAGACTTGCAAAGATCCGCGCCGGCGATGCGCCGCAGCCCTCCACTCCAAAGCTCAAGCCCGGCGCCCGCCTGGTGCGCGAATGGAACGGGATCAGCCATACGGTCGATGTGACCGAGACCGGCTTTGTCTATCGCGGCGAGAGCTGGCGGTCCCTGACCGCGATCGCGAAGGCCATCACCGGCACGCGCTGGTCCGGGCCGCGGTTTTTCGGGCTGAAAGGTAAGGCGCGATGA